TAGCTTGCCTTTAAAACAAGAATACTCTGATTTAGGGGGCTTTTGCACTTCAAAAGTGCAACAAGAACTATTATATTTAGCATGGTGACTCCCTGAACATCTCTCTCTCATAAAGCTTACATTACCTTTGGTTATTCTAACACAAAGGCAACTGATTAAACAAAATATTGCATTAAAATATTATTACGAGACTTGGATATATAAGGACAATTTATCCTAGTCCTAACTCCAACCTTTAAAAAGATGGAAACAAGCACCCCAAATTATGGAGAAATCTGAAATAGAGTTCATAAAACAGAGACGTTTCCCTCTCCTCATGAGACACATGAAAGGAAATTATACTCGAGTTAATACAGGAAACAGCTCACCTGTCAGAAATAGTTGATATACTTTTTGTTTGTagccttctcttttctcttttactGGTTTCTGGAGTAAACTCAGTCTGTCGTCCTGGATTAGCAAACTGCAAGGACTTCAAAGCTTTAGCTGTTCGTCCCTGAACAAAGATAGAAAttctcattttaaatattaatactAAACCAATTCCATAGGAAAATTAACCGTCAAGCCTTAGGTAAATTGTTGAAGTCAATTTGTGCACGAGCGCTGCATTTCCCAGCAGGGAACAAGATGAATCTTAAAAGAAGAGTGTTACAACAAGTAATTGTGCCACTTAATGGTGCaagttaaatgaataaacaaAAATACAACTCTTACTTGAATAACTGGAATGGATTCTCATTTTCTGATTCTCACTCTAAACTCTTATACTTTCCTCATCAGGCTTTAATGTGTTAGCAAAAATACAGTTTTAGCTTCCTGGGCTAGATGGGCAAGTGTTTCTAAAGTACAAAGCTATTTTTTCTGAGAGAGAGTTTATGGCTTTTATTAGTTTCACACGTTAATGTATACACAACCTTTTTCACAGACTGCATAATGCTAATTAGCAACCCGAGAAAAATCCTACATACGtgcataaaaagcaaaaaaattcaCAACATCTTCTCTCACAAGGGCTCTTGTAGAATTTTAAAGATAAGTAAGTAAAAAAATTTGCCAGTCTCTTTTAAAAGGACACAGAGCTTCCAACAAAAGGCATATAAACAATATGAGTTACCAGAGACTTAAACGACTAAATGCTTTCAGATTTTCAGGAAAAGACTTAAGAATGTTCTTTACGTAGGACTCAAATgaagccagccccaccccattaGTGTGGGGAATTAGAGGGGTGAAAAATTATCCATATACATACGTCTGAATCAAGTTTCCTTCTTTGGCGATCTTCAGAATCAACTTCCACACGTCCATAGATTATCTGCATACACTTTGGACAAAGCTTCCAGCCAGGTACAAACTGTCTTCCAAACTTGGCACTTAGAAAAGTTGCATCATGTAAGTCAATTGCACGTAAatttttctttgataattttctgtGCTCATTAAATGGGTCACAACATGATCTTTGCATGTCTTCAAATCTGTCAATGTAAATTGTGGCGTGATGGAAGCAGATTGTATTGTTCTCAGAAAGAGACATTCCAGTCCTAAGCTGAAGTAACATCAGATCTGATGATGGTATTTCTTGTTTAGTCTTGAAGCCAATGTAACGGGTATAGTAGGTCTTATGACACTCATTGGCAACTTGAAGTTGAATTCCAACTGAACATGGATCCATCTTACTTGATCAGTACAATCTATTTCACTGTTATTTTGCCTAGAATCAATTCTTTGTAGTCTTTAGTAGTTTCTATGAGGATCACCCTGGAGAAAGCATTAAAGTCAATCAGATTTATGCTGCAAACCTTTATCTGAAAGCTTTACAGACTAGGCTCAAATATTAAAAACCCTAAAATTAATTTCATAAGGAGCCCTAGTGTACTACTTCCTTTTATTAAGCAGTATAAGGCtgaaattacattttattttattcaagaattaattattttatacTCTCTTCAGAGGCAGTTTTATATTCAACCCAAGTTAAAGACTGATTCTTAATGTAAGACCTACACACAAGAGTACAGATCTCAGAAAGTACACTTATATACATGGTTGTCTGATACAATATCCACTTGAAACTAGCTGCAAACCCAACATGAGCGTGAAAGCATCAAAACATCTGCTACAAGACTTGGGGTACTTCTAGCACAACACAATTGCATTTGCTTGAAGCCAAAGGGTTAAGAAGCTTTCATATAAGCGttaatttgcttttttaaacaaACACTCATGAGCAACCTTAAACTAAGATGAATATAAACCTAACTTAATTATACAAGTCAACTACACACAATTTTGCATATATAAAAGGATTAGAAAAATTAATAATTGTACATATTTGTCCTAAAACACTGTACTATCAATTTATTGAAGTATTGGCCACTTGTACCCTAGAAGAAAGAACTCTAGAACTATTGGGGCTGTCACATCAGACAAAAAGATAACCACCCCAAAATTATAATCTTTCAGGAAGAGGAAAACTGAATATTTCATGAAACATCTAGACCAATATAAAAGAAAATGACACCAACTGTCTAAGACTCAATGATTTCCTGATATGAAACAGATAAGTTAATaggttctcttttttttcttttttttttacaaaaggcTGTGTAAAGCCATTGTTTGGAGCTTTTGCAGCAGAAATCCCCTTGATTGTAATGCTTTAGAGTTTTCCTAAAAAAATAAGTGCATTTGAAATTTAGTTTCATAATTAGAATGTAATTATGACTATGCATGGCTGTTATAATTATGTCTTTTTATATACACAATAGCTTAGTGGTCTTTTGCATGACAGATGTTTCCAAAATCAAATTATTTGTGGGGGCACCATTTTTAGCGAGCATGAAAGCCATTTCCAGTGCAAAACTTCTAGCCAGTTCTGTACATAATTCCCTACTAGTTTCAAGACAGATTTATCCTATAGAGCAACAGCTTTTACTATTGTTTATTATTATATTCTATTATTCCTAActccttatttatttaaattccATGAGATGTGCAGGATCCCCAGCAATAGTTTTGGATAGCATGGAAACAGTGACGAATATTACACCATACAGtactggttctcagcctttttgcaTTCAGGGCACCCCTCTATAACATTTCTGAATTTGGtaccaccctggttgagaaccactgttccaCAGCCTAAGTTtatttcagtggttctcaacgggGGCtttgcaacagcagctgcagccatggccaAGTGGAACTGCCCAGATCAGAAAGTGGCTGTGGTAGGTGCATGAGCTCCTGCCTGCGTTAGGGTTATCTGGTGGACTTCATACAGACAGGAATGCCCACTTCTGCTGCAGTCCTTTCTGACATGACCACCCatgctcctcccagaaacagaagcACATGGGTAAGCCCCACCTGGCGTCTGGCAGCCTGGAGATTTATCCATGTGTTTTCTACGTTTCTCTCCAAGTTGCCATCACCAGGTGCAACTGCCTCATGCAGAGTAGAAAGGGAAGCAGAAGAAATGGATGTTCCCGCCTGCATTAGGTTTAAAATTCTCATCATTAAAGACCTTTGAATTAGGATTATCTGATAAACATAAGGCAAGCAGGAGAGTCTGCTCCTTCCCCAACCTCCTTCCCATCTGGCTCTCAGGCAGGATTTATTGACTACACTGGAGGAAACAGTCTACATGCAGAGAAATAACTGTTAAATGTCTGGAGTAAACTATATGTTGCCTCCCTTATATGTTAAGAATTTTAGCTTTTGAGCGAAAGCAAATGACATTCATGCTTACGGTGGTGCCGCTTTAAAGTGACCATAAACTCTTGGTTGTTTCTAGAACAGATATACAAAGGATACAAAAACTGTTCTTTTTTCTGTCTAATATTTTTACCACTAATATTTTTACTAACATTTGTCCACCATTTTGGTCTTCATTCCTTGATAGAGAGTGTATGCTACACTAATTATTTCCTTGAGTATTTTAAACTTCCTAATAACCGTTTGAgctgctttattattatttttttttttttttttttttttttacccctaggGGAACCTCTTTTCCAAATTCCTTTGGAGATTTCATATTACAAATTACATTTAAAGAAGAGACGGATAAATACCACACACTGAATCAAATCATTATGCAAATGTCCAATACTTATGCAGTAACTTTGACATTCACAAAAATATAACTTCAGGCTAGATATAACAAGCAGTATGTGGCTAAGATAACAGCACAGGCTTCGTACTAGGGGTGCTTTTGTTTCTTGTCTCCTTTCCAAATAAGTGAAATATTTCTGAATAACTCTTACTCCCCATACAGCACGTGAGCTGGGCAAAACAGAGAACTGAGATAATTTAAACAACTTTTCAAGCGTGCAGGTTTGTCAAAGGCTTGAATGCTCGGAAGGTGCACTCGAAATAAACGATTAAAACCACTCGCTATTCCCCTAAGCCAAGTTTACTTTGAGAAACTGTCAGCTTGTCAACTGCTGTCCTTGGCAGGCATCCATACTGGCGGCCGAGGGCATCACTTGCAGCGCCAGCTGCACTCATACTTTGAGGAAGCGCCTTCACTGCGCCCTTCCACAATCACACGTTTACAGGAAGCACGTTACAGTCCTCGCTCAACTGATTTATAGGCGCATCCTTGGCACAAACGCAGAAGCAGATGGCTTTTCAAGCTGGAGAGGGAAGAAATAGACAcggttctctttttttcctcttagaGCAGCTTTCAGCTCAAACGGAGCGAATCGCAGGATTTCCCAGAGCGGAGTAGATGTGGGCTCctcttttttattataattttttttctttttaagatttgCATTCGCAGGTGCGGCAGCTCCTAGTCGGCCCTGAGAAGCGTGAACAGACAGAGCGAGGCGCGGGCCCACGCGGGTGCTCGGCGAAGCGCTGGTGAGAGGCAAGGCTGGAGGCAGCGTTACTGGGGGGCGAGCACGCAGCTGCTGAAGAGGGACAGGAGGCGGCAGGGCATGGAGCAACAGCTCAGCGGGGCAGGCACAAGCGACAGCGGGCGAGCAGGCGAGACGTGACCCCGCccgctcccccccctccctccgccTTGACGTCACAGGGGacgcagaggggggagggggaagggagctcccaaccgccacccctcccccactcccaccctgcgCCGTACCTTGCCGTAGGCTTTCTTCCGCCCCTGCCCCGCGGCCCCGGAGCCGGACTCGCGCGTCCCCCCCACGACAGCCGCGGTGCTTGAAGCCGCCATTAAAACTTCGTCCCCCTTCCGGCTGCGGCCCACTGGCGAAGCATAGAGAGAGCGGAACCGCCAGCAGGGCTAGAGCATCGTTTCCGTTCcagggggtggagccagagccgcGCTGACGTCACCAGTTGCCCGTGGGCTCCCTCCTGGGGGAAGCTGCGCGCGCAGCCCCCCTCTGCAATGAGGGTGGAGCCTACCGGGGCGGAGGGAAAGCTAGTCCGCTGCGCCTCGCCGTGGGCAGCGGTGGGAGGGGTGAAGGGTAGAGACTGTCCTACAGTTACATTCGATgcatggaaaaacaaaacaagtttatatatttttccatgtGTAAAACTGTAGTATTGGGGGAAGTCGTATTAAATGGAGGGTTGTCTTAGTTTTGAGTAACACCGTAACTAGTTAAGTCTCTAGTGGTGCCTCTTTAGTGGGTGTGTCTAGAGGAGCCGCTTAGCTTAATAACgctgtgcagtagtgtggtgGTTAAAAACCATGCAAATAGCATACTGTGCAGGGTTATTAGGCTCACGTGCAGGAaacatcacaaaataaccatgggctactagtactttattaagcaagtgcTAAACTAAACGTGCAGTATCTAAATgaccatgtagatgtgcctggttTCAAGCACATTTATGAGAAAGGAACATGGGTTCAGGGGAGTGTGTGCTCTCTCTGTATGTTATATAGCTAGTCTTTAAAGGTGCCTGTGTACCCTGCCATCTGCCAGACTGCAGGCTAACAAGTCTAACTACCTCTCCCTATTTTCTAAAATCATCAACTATGCGCACAGCTACAGCCATTTATGACTATTTGTTTTCTCTGTTATTCCTGATTGGGAGGTGCTTGAGCAGCAGTCCTAATTGCCGATGGAAGCTTCCAAGTTTAGTCCATGCAAATGTGGCCCTGTCGTGTAGAAAACCACCTTGTGCCTCAAATCAGCAATGATTAGAATGGAAAAACTACAGTGGGACTACTGTGGAGGGCTGCAGTGTGCTGTTGTCCCTTaagccagtgtttcccaaccttttccagcccaaggcacacttacattaataaaaattttccatggcacaccagttaaggcattccccatcctcatacctgtTGTAGcccattgccatggcaaaatttcATGCCACATCTGTTCATTTttgatggcacacttttgtgctgcaccacactggttgggaaacgctgCATGAAACCACTGTTGTGCCCGGTACTCATAGCCTGTTGCAGGGTTAGAGAGGCTGCTGCTGTAATGTAGGCTCTGAAGGCCTGCCCAAATTACAGTATCCCAAATTAGAGGTGTACGCAAATTAGCTGTTAGGCATGACTGTAGTGCTGTCTGACCAGTGCGCTTTTAACACCCAGGCTTGTGAAGAGGTCCTTCAGAGGTAGCCTTCTGTTGTGCCTGCACTGAGGGAATCCATGTCTTGCTGCACCAACATTTTTATACTGTGAAGGGCTGGAGTAAGGCTGAAGATTTCACTCATAATATTGATTATACGTCTTCTTCGTCTTCTTTTGTATGGCTGATGGAGATATAGAACAGCTactataattttacatttaggtGGCTGAGCCAGAAAGTTGTGTCAGGAGCAGCAGAGTATATTGCTGTGATGCCTCCTTTATATCTGTGGATCAGACATTGAGTCGTTATATGTTCCATGGTCTGTTCTGAGTGACCACAGTCACGCAAGGGATAGTTTCTAATTTTCCATTTGTGTATCAAGTATCCACATCTCCTGTGTTTTGTACAGATATGGATTAGAGTTGCCCATAAGCGTCGTGGGAGATCAAGCCTGGACATTTAGCGTTGAATCTATCACAAGATGTTTATTTGGATCTTCCTGTGAATTCCATTTGGTTTTCCAAGCTTCATCAGCATTGAAGTCTTATTGTTGAAGTTTAGGCGCATGGATCCAGAAAGGCTTGTACAACTTTAGGCAATGGTGAGGTGCATTGTTGAGGTCCTGGTGGATGGGGAGAcgtttgttttctttaatttgctGGACAAATGGGTGGAGGATCTTATTATACTGATGAAATCCAACACTCAAGCTGAGAAGTATATAAAGAAATGTGTTGGTGGAAATATTAAATAAGGGCTCTGTCACAGTATGCAATGATACCCACAATGGCTACCTGAGGCATGGATCTTATTGTGAAATGTTAAACTCCCTTTTCATGTTTGTGGTGGCCAgtggcagatccagaggggatgcagtagCACAGATGCACTCCTCTTTCAGTTGGCATTGTGGGAGTAGCAGTCTGGGACTTCTTTACATTTCTGAAGCAAGTAAGAATTCTCCTCATCCCTTCTGTGCTCagggccccctgtgccccacaATCCACCGGAGCTGTTGTCCAtggctgctttggggctggggtggctccagaaccactcctgccctgctctagtcAAGCTTCGTGGGTAACCAGGCTCAGCTTGATACAGTAGCAATGGGCAGATTTCTCCTTCCTGCCCAATCCTCTGGGTGCTCCTTGCCAGTCTGGGAGTAGGCTCAGAGAAGGAGAACCCACCCATTACTGCTGTTGTCCCTGTCTGAGCCATGCTGTCCATGCAGCCTGATTGGACTGAGACAGGAGCAActctggaacctctcccaatTTAGTCAGGGGATGTGGAGAGGGGAGAGTGAGAGGGGAAGAgaagtgctgctgagcatggaatggaagggaagggactgagagaggggagggaagatttTTACCAGATTGGGGGATTTAAATCTCATGGGGTAGTCCACCTGCCTTGGTTGGAGGATGAAGCCACACCTCCAGCActggttgctgcttctgcacccctttaccaaaatcctggatccacttctGGTGGTGGCAGATTCTATCCAAAAGAATGTAgtttggcaaagaaaaaaaattcaaagctgCATTTTCTGGTAACTATTCTTCAtcctaattcaggggtgggcaattatttcaggtggaggtccatatactgagttttggcaagccatcaagggccacatgacaggcagccaggggcagataaatattaattttctaatttttttaggggccccgtgggccagatagaatggcttggtgggccgcatctgccCCACAGAGggcacattttgcccacccctctccTAAACTGAACTTTCAAGAATTGGAACCAACAAATAAGGCTAATTTGAAGTTTCTAGTCTTATTGTTTACCACTGTATGCTTAATTGCGTCATATCAGGAGAAAATAGGACTATATATCCTGCTGTAGAATATCAGTAAGAATAAATCACATAGCTGAAGAAAAGAAATTAATAAATTGATGCTAACACAGAACagcaataaaaatgtatttaattatgGGCAGTCCTTTCCTTACATAGCTTCTACATTTTAGGCAACATTTCCATTATTTCCAGGACTGGTTTATCTAACTAATTACCAAACACAAATGGTGAAGAGACTTTAGGATCTGATATACTGAGTTTGATTAATGTTTTGCCGATGTAAATCTTAAGTGAGGCCTACAGTATCTGACCTTAAAATACGTAGATATTTTGAGATATCACACACATAGATACGGATTAATGACTGAACATATTTGATAGACACTTGGCTTTTCAATGCTTTCTGTAATCAagtccaaaaatatatatttatgaaaTTTAAGGGACTCAACATGGTATAAATTCTATTTTCAATTACATGTGTAGAATCTCTCAAGGgatgtgtctctagtgggttatggaatagagaaaatcccacacaatttactgatttgttttgatgcactggctgggggagtagttagttgattgcacgatttcacaatgattgcacacttaattcgtacaacacaattttattttaaaactctttgctatgtatataacactgcttagcttagaaataccacaaacattaagaacacaataactacatatatcagaaacaatgctccaaatgcacttccttcccaaacaatgctgtAAGAAtgagtattacaaaaacaactgcaattacaactaaaagttaaatttgaatcaatactattatttttcataatatacttacaatcctagaattccgagaagccaaacacctaaatacggtttcattcctcagtagtacaatttaatgggttggcctcagtagtacagttcaatgggttcgcctcagcaatacgattcaatgggctggcctcaatactgataggactaagtccacttctttcagtccctttcgggcactctgcagcttcagcgtgaactaagagattcgtgttcacggagagggtggttcaggtgatcaatctgatccggcctacacttgcgattcttccttcgttgttctgcaagtatagtcacctccaaattgggagagtaagttacagtttttattgagtgagttactgtcaatgggctcctcctactcaaacctgtcattacccccaaatttgggctcggatcttactcaacagattcttttgcttagtaattagtttcttttgttgatcattttaattacttttggggaacttccatatcactgcaagtgacctttttcttaccaatctggtcaaaaggctctagggtttgatctctcggaactcaggatatttgctgaaGGGTCAATTTTCAGGTTccctttgtaaaagacttctaaagataaaattcaaaagttaagactttaagcaaagtctggattttccacacgtagtccaaaacaatgatctagataaggagataaatcttatcttcttcctgaaactggctaatgggcaaccattacaaacattcaaactatttcattcaatatgacaggatGCTCAGAAAGC
This genomic window from Alligator mississippiensis isolate rAllMis1 chromosome 2, rAllMis1, whole genome shotgun sequence contains:
- the ARL14EP gene encoding ARL14 effector protein; this translates as MDPCSVGIQLQVANECHKTYYTRYIGFKTKQEIPSSDLMLLQLRTGMSLSENNTICFHHATIYIDRFEDMQRSCCDPFNEHRKLSKKNLRAIDLHDATFLSAKFGRQFVPGWKLCPKCMQIIYGRVEVDSEDRQRRKLDSDGRTAKALKSLQFANPGRQTEFTPETSKREKRRLQTKSISTISDRQIIPAKSKVYDSQGLLIVSGMDLCDCLDEDCLGCFYACPKCSSNKCGAECRCDRKWLYEQIEIEGGEIIRNKHAG